The Theileria annulata chromosome 2, complete sequence, *** SEQUENCING IN PROGRESS *** genomic sequence AGGTAAATTGAATCCAATAACTCTGACAAGAACTTTACCTTCAATTGACCAtgtgataataaaaataccaAGCATTAAAATTGCAAGAATAAGTAAACAGAAGGTTATTGGTATACCAAACATACCACTAACAACAGCTGAACGATCTTTAAAAATCCATTTCTGTTGTTTTATATTCGccattttaatatacaacagattttaataacaaagtttaatgtataagaaattttattattatcgGATTTTACTGATCAGATGCTGATGATCAGATGCTGATGATCAGATGTTAGTGAACAAATGTTAGTGAACAAATGTTAGTGAACAAATGTTAGTGAACAAATGTTAGTGAACAAATGTTAGTGAACAAATGTTAGTGAACAAATGTTAGTGAACAAATgtgtattaaataatttaaaaatatatataacaaattgatatattaatattattaatatattaaaacaaatattattaatagatttgaaaatttttggATTAGGTCCCCAGATATATTCTATTaccaaatattatttaatatttaattttttacaccTTATAAGTTTTTGTATTAGTAATTATCTCAAATGGATTAGattagtttaattaaaagtttggtaatatattaaatttttaataatgatttatGGTATTTTTctacaaaattatcaaaatgATACACGTTTTTCAAAATGGTATTATCATATCACAATCTTACTAAATTTACTTCTTTTTCAATTGATTTGATTAAATCAATGTTTAGGTAttcatcatttaatattaagagaaaaaaattattggaaGATAAAATCCATAATGAATTGGTGAATCGTGATCGTAGATGGTCAAATGTATTTGATTTGGAGGGTATGAAATTGGTATATAGACAATATTCTGGTTTAAtgatttgtatattaattgatcAGTCTGATAATACTTTGGCAatttatgaattaattcatttaattgTTGAAGTTCTTGATGTATATTATGGTGATGTATGTGAACTTgatattgtatataattttaatcgAGTACATAGTATACTTGACGATATTGTACTCGGAGGTGAAATTATCGAAACTTCTAAAGATATTATTATAGAAAAATTACGTTCATTTGataaagttaattaataaactaatGTACTAGACTACTGTATTAGTACTAGAGTATTAGACTAGTGTACTAGTACTAGAGTATTAGACTAGTGTACTAGTACTAGAGTATCAGATTACTGTACTGGAGTACTAGAGTACAAGAGTATTCATGGGTTTATAGTACTTAGTAtgtagtatataatatataacaaGTATATTAGTAGATTTcaagtatattatttcaagTATTAGTTTCAAGTATTAGTTTCAAGTATATTAGGCTCAATTGGTAGGCTCAATTATTAGGTCCAAGTATTAGGTCCAAGTATTAGGTCCAAGTATTAGgtttaagtatattaaatagtTGGTTCAAGTATGAATTCATgtgatttatttaaatctagAGTTAATGAAGGATCTTTATCTTTGAGATATTCTTCTAGAGCTTGTTCTTCAAAATCTGATGCTGGTTTTTTTTCAAAACCAGTTCCACCTACGAATCTGATCTTCTCTAATACAAGTGCATACCAAACTgctaaaataattaatacaaGTCTAGcaatacaaaatataacagaatttaaataaatccCAAGACGacttatataataattattcaataatttttgatTACTTCTTGATAATCTTAATGAATGGAATGCTACTAAACCGGCAAATTTACCTACAATATGACATATATGCcagaatttaataaaatatataacaaaaCATGTATAAAAGAGTATGGAAGATTTGATGAGTGCGATTAATGGTGTGAAGGTAAGAATTGTATTTACAATAACATCAATAAAGAAGGCTT encodes the following:
- a CDS encoding clathrin-coat assembly protein, putative (chr2.C.cand.293 - clathrin coat assembly protein PF01217 clathrin adaptor complex small chain), encoding MIYGIFLQNYQNDTRFSKWYSSFNIKRKKLLEDKIHNELVNRDRRWSNVFDLEGMKLVYRQYSGLMICILIDQSDNTLAIYELIHLIVEVLDVYYGDVCELDIVYNFNRVHSILDDIVLGGEIIETSKDIIIEKLRSFDKVN
- a CDS encoding uncharacterized protein (chr2.cand.224 - hypothetical membrane protein;~hypothetical membrane protein;~4 probable transmembrane helices predicted for TA13065 by TMHMM2.0 at aa 25-47, 60-79, 83-101 and 121-143), producing MTSFKDKLLSSHRSNIQSTFGGHLNIFFSVLLFNVLDICILGYFWFLHFNAVKQFECKAFFIDVIVNTILTFTPLIALIKSSILFYTCKFAGLVAFHSLRLSRSNQKLLNNYYISRLGIYLNSVIFCIARLVLIILAVWYALVLEKIRFVGGTGFEKKPASDFEEQALEEYLKDKDPSLTLDLNKSHEFILEPTI